The Pseudophryne corroboree isolate aPseCor3 chromosome 12, aPseCor3.hap2, whole genome shotgun sequence genomic sequence aacaacatggtcacttcccatgtgagatatttgtcaacagcatggtcactttccatgtgagatatttcaaatccacagatttgagcggttcaaaccactatgattttaagaaatcccaacactatgttgagatctcacggtgcccctaggggcacaaaaaagctgtatatgcaatacatcctttacaatctggacttcaggaactgaagtcaattctttctggaagaaaatctacagggccgaaatttaaatgttaatgaaccccaatttgaggtccaaaacactcctgttttcaggaagtgtagaaatcgacctagttgaatttccgtcgtggagccttcctggcctcacccacgcaacatattttcaccacatgtggtgatgacgttgtgcggtcacctccttcctggctttgaccagggtaggtatgacctcttatggaatgccttttcccctcaggatccggcattcaaccgccatgccgtcaaacgcagccgcggtaagtcttggaatagacatggtacttgctgaatcaagtcccttcttagctccccaggcccttagtcctctgtgagcatttcttgaagttccgggtaccaagtccctcttggccaatccggagccactagtatagttcatactcctctatgtcttttaattctcaataccctggttatgagaaacagaggagggaacacatacacagactggtacacccacggtgttaccagaacatccgcagctatcgcctgaaggtctcatgacctggcggaatacctgtcccgtttttgttcgggcgggacgccatcatgtccacctttggtctttgccaacggtccacaatcatgttgaaaaacttccctatgaagtttccactctcccgggtggaggtcatgcctgctgaggaagtctgcttcccagtcgtccactcccggaaagaacactgctgacagtgctatcacgattttccgcctagcgaaaaatccttgcagttttcactgccctcctgcttcttgtgccgcccttctgtttacgtgggcgactgccgtgatgttatcccactggatcaataccggctgaccttgaagcagaggtctagctaagtttagagcattataaatttgctctaagcttatttatgcggagagaattctccagacttaatcacacttccctggaaattttttccctgtgtgactgttccccagcctctcaggctggcctccgtggtcaccggcatccaatcctgaatgccgaatctgcggccctctagaagatgagcactctgtaatcaccacaggagagacacccttttccttggatatagggttatccgctgatgcatctgaggatgcgatccggaccatttgtccagcagatcccactgaagagttcttgcgggaaatctgccgaatggaattgcttcgtaataagccaccatttttaccaggactcttgtgcaatgatgcactgacacttttcctggttttaggaggatcccgattagctcggataactccctggttttctccactgggagaaacacgtttttctggactgtgtccagaatcttccctaggaacagtagacgtgtcgtcggaaaaagctgcgattttggaatatttagaatccactcgtgctgtcgtagaactacttaagatagtgctactccgacctccaactgttctctggaccttgcccttatcaggaaagcgtccatgtttcttttaagaaaaatcatcattccggccattaccttggtaaagacccggggcgccgtggaccatccaaacggcagcgtctgaactgatagtgacagttctgtaccaggaacctgaagtacccttggtgagaagggcaaatttggacctgtaggtaaacgtccctgatatccagtgacatcatatcgtccccttcttcctggttcgctatcactgctccgagtgactccatcttgatttgaacgcttgtatgtaagtgttcaaatatttcagatctcaccgagccggttggcttcagtaccacaatatagtgtggaatactacccccttccttgtaagaagggtactttgattatcacctgctgggaatacagcctgtgaattgtgtgagggggagacgtctcgaatttccaatgtacacctgggatattacatgtaggatcccggagttcccttgcgagtgttgctgaaactcttgagatgaccccctaccgcacctgagtcagcttgtacggccccagcgttatgctgcggacttggcagaagccgtgaggagcttctgttcctgggaatgagctgcttgctgcagtcttcttccctttcctctccccctgggcagatatgactggccttcgcccgcctgcccgtatggggacgaaaggactgagactgaaaagactgtgtccttttctgccaatatgtgactcggggtaacaaaaggtggatttttcagctgttgccatggccaccaggtccaatggaccgcccctttatacggcaatacttccatatgccgtctggaatctgcctcacctgaccactgtcgtgtcttcgtctggcagatatgtacatcacatttactctttgatgccagaatgcaaatatgcctctgcgcatcacacatatatagaaatgcatccctaaaatgctctatagacaataaaatcctgtccctgtcaagggtatcaaaattttcagtcaggaaatccgaccaagccccctcagcgctgcacatccaggctgaggcgattgctggtcgtagtataacaccagtatgtgtgtatatactgttatgatatttttcagcttcctatcagctggctccttgagggcggccgtatctggaaacggtaacgccatgttttttatatgcgtgtgagcgccttgtccaccctaaggtgtgttttccaactcgcccttactactggcgggaaaaagggtataccgcccataactttctgtcggaggaaccccacgtatcatcacacacttcatttaatttatccgattcaggcaaaactacaagtagtttattcccaccctacaaaatacccttatttgtggtacttgtggtatcagaaatacgtaacacctccttcattgcccttaacatgtaacttgtggccctaaaggaaaaatacgtttgtttcttcaccgtcgacactggggtcagtgtccgtgtcagtgtctgtcgaccgactgaggtaaatgggcgtttttacaagcccccgacggtgtctgagacgcctggaccgatactaatttgtccgccggctgtctcatgtcgtcaaccggcttgcagcgtgttgacattatcacgtaattccataagtaagccatccattctggtgtcgactccctagagagtgacatcaccattacaggcaattttctccgtctcctcaccaacattttcctcatacatgtcgacacacacgtaccgacctacagcacacacatacagggaatgctctgatagaggacaggacccactagccctttggggagacagagggagagtttgccagcacacaccaaaagcgccataatgtatataacaaccctagaaggtgttgtttctatatatgggctcttaatatataattatatcgccaatttatgccccccttctctttaaccctgtttctgtagtgcaggggagagtgggagccttcctcaccagcggagctggtcaggaaaatggcgctgagtgctgaggagaataagctccgcccctttcacggcgggcttttctcccggttattaggaaaactggcctgggttaaatacatacatatagccttaatggctatatatgatgtatttatttgccaaataggtatttatattgctgcccagggcgcccccagcagcgccctgcaccctccgtgaccgtgtcagtgagccgtgtagcaacaatggcgcacagctgcagtgctgtgcgctacctctctgaagactgtgaagtcttctgccgcctgtttccggacctccgttccgccgtctttcttcagcgtctgtaagggggatcggcggcgcggctccgggacgaaccccaggctgacctgtgttccgactccctctggagctcagtgtccagtagcctaaaacttcaatcctcctgcacgcaggtgagttgcaagtctctcccctaagtccctcgttgcagtgatcctgtcgccagcaggaatcactgattagaaacctaaaaaaaaactgtactaaacagctccttaagagagccatccagtttgcacccttctcggacgggcacaaaaacctaactgaggcttggaggggggtcatagggggaggagccagtacacaccatgtgacctaaaaagctttttagatgtgccctgtctcctgcggagcccgctattccccatggtcctgacggagtccccagcatccactaggacgttagagaaatatatatatatatatatatatatatatatatataatcaccagTACAATCTGTAAACTGTATAGTGATGGAGCATTGGTTGCAGTGACCCCCACACAGTCTCCTGTATGCAGTGATGCAATAGCATCTACTGGACACTACCAACTCTATTCACCGACCCATTGCTGCACTCTCAGACAGCAGTGCCAGAGCTGGTCCCACACAATCTTGTTTGACGTGCAACATTACTGGCATTTGCTTTACGCCAGTGGGTAACCACATTGCACAGGAAGCTCATTGGCTGGCATCATGACAAAGCAGACACAGAAAACATACAACCATCTATTTTAGTTGCAATCAAGCGGGGACATAAGTAAGCGGGGACATAAGTAAGTGAATACATGCGGGCAACTGTAGATGTGGAACAGCAGTTATTAGGCATTTTAACAGTAATTTGCCCTTAAGAATATCATCTCTTCCACAAACTGTACCATTCTAGCCATGATTAAAGCAATTATTCAAATGCCCTATGAAATACCATGCTAGACTGCACACTGCCATTTAGGAGAAGATAGTGAATGCCGTATTACTCCACAGATCTGAGCTTCTCTTTCCCATTGCAAAACATATGTTAATGACTCGTTCATTGATGGTTTTTAAATCCATTAGTTGTCCAAATAACATTCTGCCTCGTCTGATCAAATGCTGTATATGAAAACTGAGCTGTAGGCTTGTAAGACCAGAAAAATGTGACAGTCTACGATGTACAACTTGCTGAAGTTTTGGCTTCCTTATGTAAATTCAATAGGATCTCGTCTTCTGTGTTGTGCATGTGGGGCTTCTACATAAATTCTGCATATAAGTAATCCTAAATATAGAGCCTCTCATAATGAACTCCTAGAAATgttggagaccccccccccccccttcccacaataTGCGGAATTTACGGTTCTAGAAGACAAAGTAAATAGGTGGCACAAAGTCATGCTTTGAATCGGTCTTAAAATTTGTAAAGACAGTTCTGTCATTAAGCGCCCAGCTCCCTCAGATTTTCATGGTACCATATACAATGCAATGTGAAAAGCTTCCAGCTGAGCATTATTAATGTTGACATCTGAATTTTTCCAGTGTATAATATCTGCTTTAATAACCGCTATGCACTTCATGTGTTATGTTGTATGACATCTAGGGCACATTAACGCAGCCTCTGTTAGCCAACAATTCAGCATCtctggagggggatggggggggggggggggatataatacAAAACAAAAAGCCATGCAACAATGCTGAGAAAAATCCAAGCTGTAAAACCAGTAATCTCTGAAGGAAGTAAGGAGAAGAGCCGTCTCCTAATGCCTGGGGTTCAGACTAATAAAAAGAGACTAGATAACTGAAAcggaagagagaagaaaaaaaaaaggagggggaaAAACTGCTTCAACCTTTAGTGCATAGAATATCGGCAGAATATGAATGAGTGACTATCTACATACAATACTACATAGGACAGAGAGGAATCACTGGCAACAGATTGATGGTAGGTTCTTTTTCACAACTACTGTATATTGTTCAAGTGCATGTCCCAAACAGTGTTTGTCTTTGCAATCCTGGGATCGACATAATATTTTATTTCCTGTCCTGTTGCTATGCAATACTTGCAGGGACAGTGTGTGTCTCTTGTCCATACAACTGCAGCCTAAAACATAATGCAAATTTGGGTTGAATAAGATACAAAAATAAAACTTATTTGCAGGGTTCTCCAACAGTAGCTTGCACATGTCTTGTTCGGTCGGGGGTGGGAGGGGAATAAGGAAAGGCTTCCATTTTAGTTTACCTACAGTGACGGATAATATGACAGGCTTGCAGATAGGCACAACAATGTCATGTGACATGCTGAACTTTAAGTGCAGACACCCTAGCAGATGCGGTTAGTACACAGCCAGCCACTGTATGGTCAGATGCCTGGAGAGCTTCCAATGGTACCTCCATATCTGCACGGCGCCAGCAAGGCAGCAGTAGCGTTACGTGGAGAAGACAGCCTCTAATGAAAGACAATATATTTTTACAGGCATTATTTCAAGACTTGCAAGAGTCCAGTCTTACAGGGAAGCTGAGCACACGGAAATATTCAACAATCAAAATAAATTATTGACAGGTAAATAATATGCCAAGACTTTTATTTGGGGTTTTTgtaggggggcaggggggggggggggggggggggatgtgcataCCGCTTCTGTTCTACATGCAATACAATACCATCATGTAAATAGGTTTAAACGATTTGTTGAAACAGTTTCTACTAAAAAAAATCATTTTCATACAGCAAAAAGATGCCATTCTTTGGTTGGATCAAATGGTCTAGAAGTGAATCCGACAAGTCAACACAATACTCTGGCTCAGAAGTTGTAACCAAGACATTGCTGAGGGAACTGCAGTGGCACCTGGGGGAACGGGAGAGGTTACTGCACGAGATTGAGAACGAGCAGAAGGTCCAGAAGACAGGAGTGGATTATAACTGGCTGAGAAATGATTGCAGCTTGAAACCAAGTATCCCCGTCACGGAACAGAAGCAGCTAGAGGTGCTGTGCTCCCAGATTCAGCCCTGTCACACAGGGACCGTTCTCAGCAGGTACCGATTGTCCAATAATGACTGTTTATTAGGTAATTAGTACAGCCAGATAAGAGACAATAGCTAGCTGTAATAAAGCATTATCACACATAGTTGCTTAAAAGTGACTTATATGTGCATtattatataagatatatataagattattatatatatataagatatatgtGCATTATTATATTCACCCAGTACATGTATTAATGatgtagtataaaaataaagttaCTTAATGAGAGCATTCCTAATAAAAAGCATTTTTCCCATCCCAAATTTTCTTTAAATTGCtttacaccatgggtcttcaacctgtggccctccacctgcggtggaaccacacatcccagcatgctctgccagttttgctattaaggcatgctggtatgtttagttccacagcagcaggagggGCCACagtttgaagacccatgctttacacATGAAAGCAGAACACGATCCTCAAGACAGCCTAATGGTCCAgggtttaagtatatccatgctaggCCACCGGTGAATTAATTAGTACCAtagtccatttgatttaaccatctgtgcagagccatagatatacttaaaacctagacCGATGAGCTGGATACACAATATGGACTGGATTTAAATTAAAGCAAAGTTAATAGCGCCAGGAAGGatgtcccagagctattcaattgactGCGCTATTAAGCCTGACCAGAGGATTTCTACTCGCACCTCTCttgaggtgtgagcagaaatcatACTAAACTAGTGTcgcaatgctgttttctgcccttagCACAGCACTAATAGCATCGTCACAGACATGTAAGTCAGAGAATGCCAGTTTTCGAGACTAAACACCCAGTTTAAGGTGCAAGAACTGGCATCTACCGACTAACaactgcccttatttatcaatgagtgatcaaTTTcactgagtgataaattgcaccagccaatccactcctgtcatttttcaaactgagtCTGTGACATGGAAATTAGGAGCTCATTGGTACAATTTATGACTCCCAGTGAAATGTATcaatcattgataaataagggcacatgtgtacaattgaatagctctgggacctcCGTCTCGACGCAAATCACTTCGCTTTGAAATGAAATCGACCCCTgtgagattatctgtccaatctttttgtttggaacgaaaatctggtaatgtatggaagcatatgacaatttgctcccaaacactgaaaaaccgcAAAAAAAAAATGGACATTCAGACAAATTTAttagatttaaccaatttatccaaacgaccatttttgcccattttccagcttttggaagtaaatggttgattgtcatttgctcccatgaaTTACCAGATTTTCGCTCCAACAAGAAAGATTAGACCGATAATCTACAAGTGCGTATCCAGCTttagggtgccttaaggaccgtgTTTAGGAACCTCTGCATTAGCGGTTTAAATCAAAATGCAATGGACTGAAAAAGGAGTTAAGCAGAAGGCTAAACTCACTGCCGTACGCCTTTCTAACCATTTACCTATGTTAGGGCAGTACGGGTGGTGTAAgggttagcattaatgcctcacagtactgaggtcatgggttcaaatcccaccatggcactgtgtggagtttgtgtattctccccttACTTTTGTGGGTTTCctttgggtactccggtttcctcccaaaacccaaaaatatactggaaggttaattggctcccaacaaaatgaaccctagcatgaatgtgtgtgtgtacatgtggtagggaatatagattgtaagctccactgggggttgtgaatgggcaaatattctctgtaaagcgctgcggaatatgtgtgtgcgctatataaataactggtaataaataaatcagGCAGAGGACTTTATGTTTGTTGCCCTTGTATATAACTATGTGCTCTGCATTTTATGTCACCGGTCCAGAGGGCAGTTTTGTGTCACTATGTATAATGGACTGATGACATAAGTACATGGCTGAAAAAGAGACAAAAATCAATAAAGTAACAGTTGCCCTTAAGCACAATTAGACACAAAATAGATTTTAATGGCTTTCACAAGGGTGCACTAAAATGTTGCTGCCTGGATGGAACATATTCTGAAACTCAATGCCTGTTCAATTATAGCTAGAAACCAGTTTAGAAGGAGCAACTTTTTGATATCATAGGGTCTCTGGatcagtaaatactgttgatgcaatTATTAGCCAACTCCCTGTGACTTTATAAGTCACAATAAATAGCAACAATTTTCACAGACAAATCTGGTactatagggcagaggttcccaaactgtgtgccgtggctccctggggtgcctcgggacacttgcaggggtgccctgggttggtggtccaggaccaattcaaattattcatggtcaatataataggcaaaaccagtgctgatggctgccagtcataaaatatgtgaccaaaaagaagcaaatcttgtccctcaccacacaactgaccctaaggatgacatatatacgtgatatacttaatttaatatttctaaatttctcaataagaaatttttggcctaggggtgccgtgaaaaaaaattctgatattctagggcgccgtgattcaaaaaagtttggaaaccactgctatagGGCCATGGGTAGATACCCAGGTCAGAAGTCTTGCTGGATATACAGTAagaccactaatacccctttcagactagcaaaaatCTCCCGGGTGACTGCACATGAAAAACGCATCAACCCTGGATTTTGCCtagtctgaaagggtcctaaaGGAATATTCTGAGTCAAGCGTcccagcatttcatcccaggtcgcgaCCCGAGTTGAAGCCGGGatgtgtgcagtgtgaatgggtaagctTGTCAAGGAGACCCGGCACATGTTCTCTGCGCTTGGAGATGATGCTGCCGCCTGCAGCGTTAACAGTGACGTCATCAATCCGGCGATATGTCGGGTTGGGCCAGACGTCTGAAAAGGGTCAAGCCGGGTCACACATGGGAAGCAccttgtacacattcccgggtgcgacctggcagATACACTATGCTAGTCTGCTGGGGGTGAGAGTGAGCAATGTGTGAATGGCTATCAGAATAATGTTCACGGATACTGTCTACTATTTCTACCAGGTaccatttctttctttattcttcagtCCCCCATACACATACACATCctgttttcttccccccccccccccttactgaggTTTATTCTTATGAAGGAAAAAATAAGTTTCCTAAATATATAAAAATTCTAAAAATCACTGTCTTTCTGTTGCCAGATTTCGAGAAGTTTTGGCAGAAAATGACGTGCTACCCTGGGAAATTGTATATATATTCAAACAAGTCCTGAAGGATTTCCTGAGTTCCATAGAGAGAGAGACTCAGCAGGTGACgctgttggacatgtggaatgcaaACTGTCCTGTCAATTTCACAGCGGCCAGTGATGCAAACTCACACAAAGAAGAGATCCCAACAGTGTCCAGTTATGTCGACAGGAACACTCAGAGCTTGTTCCCGACATTCTCCCACCGGATATGGAACCTGCCCTACTACTACCCATCGAGTTAGAGGGGGGAGGTTTCTCCTACAGTAaacaaaatcacattgggtaaataACCAATTGCTTCCAAACAATAGTgtagttttttttacaaaaaatgccATATGCATTTAAGACAACTATGCATATTTtataaatagggggggggggggggggggagagagacttaAAAGCAATCTTTTTAGTAGGGTATTGTAGCTATTTTTATGTAACAGATTATGTACAATATATGACCCTATAGAGAAATTATTTTTTGTAATCACAAAATCAACCCAGTGTTATGTACATAGTATTGGTATTCCTTGCTTTTTATATGTAGCTAAGAATGCTCTTAAATCAggtttgaaaaaaagaaaaaacagtgtcccctagtggatgatagagaaagaaaaaaaaatgtatgtaacaGTGTCGGCAAATAAGAGCGAGTGAAAACTTTTCAGGTATTTTAACAAAGCTTTTCCTTTACTAAAGGAGACTTACAGCTTCAGAATTAGTCGTAAAGGTTCCTAAAGACAAAGCAATGTGGTCATTGTCTGAGCACCTACTTATTGTATTTTTCTAATGACAACACACACACGTTTGGCCAAGTATGACCGATTTTGAACATAAAATACACATGGGGGCTGTGTACTAAGCtttagagagataaaataccaatcagcacctaactgccatgttactggcagtgtttgaaaaaatgatagttaggagcggattggttggtacagatgtgtccttatgcaTCTTTGCCTGCAATGAGTACACATTGCAGTCTATGGACCCCGGCACAACACAGCGCACCGGGAGCGTGCGTATGCAAATTCCCGCAGGAAGAGCAGAATTGCGGCCGCAGGCATGCTCCCGCTGCTCACTAGGAGAGGGTGGGCCAATGGCACTTAGCAGAAGCAGGCTGCTTGGAGCAATGCTCCCACAGCCTGCACTTAAGAAAGTGTCTGTCCACGGCGTTCGCAGGAGCGTGCGTAAAGCATAATAGCCTGCTGCTGGTATGCTTTGCTGGGATGCTTACACATTGCGACAACGTAACGCCATACAGCAAttataggacacatctgtactttctcTTTCCCCAAGGCTTAGCACATTGACCCCATAGGGTGATCAGAGGATGTTAGCATACATTGTTAGAGGTATTATCTAATTTACCATCTGAACCATCCTGTTCAGATCGTCATTAAGACAGCCAAACTCATGTACCCATTTAGCCCAAATCAGATACAACATGACCTAACTGGTCCGGAACATTGCAGTGTATATGGCCACCTTCATGTTTTCATGACATTCTTAAGATTTTGCAAATTTAACCAGATTTTaacattttagttaacatgccagtATCTACATTAcaaataagttgccgaattgaatcggccccattaagaatagcgccgggaattagctcccgacgctattcaattcagctaaagttaagtcggcaaaAGCCCGTTCTCGCAGACTTAACAGGTCGTTTtgacgggagaacgggcattctacgACTTAACTACCAGCGGCGAtgccgattcccgacagaatcagccgcgcggcagcacttttgtcagttttcttctctcaccccgcggggatgagagaagaattcacgacaattgcgggtaactagcagctgaattgactagcgtcgggagctaattcccggcgctattcataagttgccgaattgaatcgacccca encodes the following:
- the RD3L gene encoding protein RD3-like → MPFFGWIKWSRSESDKSTQYSGSEVVTKTLLRELQWHLGERERLLHEIENEQKVQKTGVDYNWLRNDCSLKPSIPVTEQKQLEVLCSQIQPCHTGTVLSRFREVLAENDVLPWEIVYIFKQVLKDFLSSIERETQQVTLLDMWNANCPVNFTAASDANSHKEEIPTVSSYVDRNTQSLFPTFSHRIWNLPYYYPSS